In Porites lutea chromosome 1, jaPorLute2.1, whole genome shotgun sequence, a single genomic region encodes these proteins:
- the LOC140927466 gene encoding uncharacterized protein → MRIFWSILRGLGQDSSTPLNLGSYSSSDYAEILDAFKRAGFANATVGVTELLPCPLGTFVNESRLECVECPAGGFYSDTIAFVDDSCLRCPNGTFVPDTKAPGKSARECIACPQGTDTSTFAGFRACSCLKGFHRTHLFEGCKQCKEEGLQCVDDHVELKKGYWWKWENLTHKQFYESFARNLLDSRNSSSTNASLIEFPYTVPTPHKCPQQEACYGGFNSSCADGYQGPLCEICSDGYYKQFQTCKKCPTKKWMIGQLSIVVTAILVIILVILWSSKRKQKKEKKGRSTVDMILGRLKIVIGFYQVTDGLLETFSYIKWPDSLSVIGKYSEMVQLNVFQIAPLHCIFPELKFNAFNSLFAILATNATAVIVAILIYCLRKLLLERSASSKEEKLRRSSQMKELILRNLFFFLYVTYLSTCSNTASVLPPTCRLLCSDEKKTHCQKFLKTDYSIDCESTDYSRSVIIAYIAVGYILLLPTASLVALWKARLTVTSKNEMKDEQQNPHIEVKSSEVNTGLRFLFENYHPRSWYWELVDTVRKVVLTSGLILVGGESRAYVGLACVMSGLYGIFFAYVSPIVDPFENRLMLISLAVTFVNLGIGAVSKINSENIPASIDPYVDNIMFKVLVFGANSLVVGLLVVQYIVYIYRFIKEWLKSPKWSFSCCLALLLPLNDLQGEVRGFAGRNVFKNQLQTGKMNMPSISSSFQDTGAINFSLEKDQPDLTDERNSDHEEIPGNKSKTQTKTRVSGKESIFTKISVHKVRKMAYDTSF, encoded by the exons GAGGCTTCTATTCGGATACTATAGCGTTTGTCGATGACAGCTGTCTCAGATGTCCAAATGGAACTTTTGTCCCAGACACTAAGGCACCTGGCAAAAGCGCCCGTGAGTGCATTGCTTGTCCACAAG GCACAGATACGTCCACGTTTGCTGGGTTTAGAGCTTGCAGTTGTTTGAAAGGATTTCATCGTACCCATCTTTTTGAAGGCTGCAAACAATGCAAAGAAGAAGGACTACAATGTGTGGATGACCATGTTGAGCTGAAGAAGGGTTACTGGTGGAAATGGGAGAATTTGACCCACAAACAATTTTATGAATCATTTGCACGTAATCTCTTGGATTCAAGGAACTCTTCTTCAACTAATGCTTCCCTCATCGAGTTCCCATACACTGTTCCTACGCCGCACAAATGCCCACAACAAGAGGCTTGCTATGGCGGTTTCAATTCTTCTTGTGCTGACGGCTATCAAGGACCGCTGTGTGAGATTTGTAGTGACGGCTACTACAAACAGTTTCAAACGTGCAAAAAGTGTCCAACGAAGAAATGGATGATCGGACAACTGTCGATCGTGGTGACAGCTATTCTGGTCATTATTTTAGTCATACTGTGGTCAAGTAAAAGGAAGcaaaagaaggagaagaaagGAAGATCCACAGTGGATATGATACTTGGAAGGCTAAAAATTGTAATTGGCTTTTACCAAGTCACTGATGGACTGTTAGAGACATTTTCGTACATTAAATGGCCAGATTCTCTTTCTGTCATTGGAAAATATTCGGAGATGGTACAGCTTAATGTATTTCAGATTGCCCCTCTTCACTGCATCTTTCCTGAACTAAAGTTCAATGCTTTTAACAGCCTGTTTGCAATCCTTGCAACGAATGCCACAGCCGTCATCGTTGCGATTCTCATTTATTGTTTACGAAAGCTTCTACTCGAACGGAGTGCttcctccaaagaagaaaagttAAGGAGATCTTCTCAAATGAAAGAGCTAATCTTGAGAAACCTGTTTTTCTTCCTGTACGTGACATATCTCAGTACCTGCTCCAATACAGCTAGCGTGCTTCCCCCAACTTGCCGTCTGCTTTGTTCAGACGAAAAGAAAACCCACTGTCAAAAGTTTCTTAAGACTGACTACAGTATCGACTGTGAAAGTACAGACTACAGTCGATCAGTCATCATTGCCTACATCGCGGTTGGTTACATACTACTTCTTCCCACAGCATCACTTGTAGCTCTCTGGAAAGCGCGATTGACCGTTACAAGTAAGAATGAAATGAAAGACGAGCAACAAAATCCTCATATCGAAGTTAAAAGCAGTGAAGTCAACACAGGCCTGCGATTCCTTTTCGAAAACTACCATCCGCGCTCGTGGTACTGGGAACTGGTAGACACAGTACGGAAGGTGGTCCTCACGTCAGGCCTCATCCTGGTTGGTGGTGAAAGCAGGGCATATGTCGGACTGGCTTGCGTCATGTCAGGACTCTACGGAATATTTTTTGCCTATGTCAGCCCTATAGTGGATCCTTTCGAGAACAGACTAATGCTGATATCTCTGGCTGTGACCTTTGTAAACTTGGGAATAGGAGCTGTGAGTAAAATTAACAGTGAGAACATTCCTGCCTCAATCGATCCTTATGTGGATAACATCATGTTCAAGGTTCTGGTGTTTGGAGCAAATTCTCTAGTAGTCGGTCTTCTCGTAG TTCAGTATATTGTATACATCTATCGCTTTATAAAAGAATGGCTCAAGAGTCCCAAATGGTCTTTCTCTTGCTGTCTGGCCTTGCTGCTGCCTCTGAATGACCTGCAAGGAGAAGTACGTGGATTTGCTGGAAGGAATGTTTTTAAGAACCAACTGCAAACAGGAAAAATGAACATGCCGTCCATTTCATCCTCTTTCCAAGATACTGGTGCTATTAACTTTAGTTTGGAAAAAGATCAGCCCGATCTGACTGATGAAAGGAATTCTGATCATGAGGAAATACCTGGAAACAAGAGCAAAACACAAACCAAGACTCGAGTAAGCGGGAAAGAATCCATCTTTACCAAAATTTCAGTTCATAAAGTTCGAAAAATGGCATACGATACGTCTTTTTAA